One Sulfurimonas sp. C5 genomic region harbors:
- a CDS encoding type II secretion system F family protein translates to MIGFATLLLVLSIVFMGVGLFLLLAIKYKHYKLIHHIFNLDDSISLISKSENRTKEKFKVKLTRAGLTQKAFNEILLASILAGASIISLVFILNMDQLFNILFVIIGLGIMGVAPFLYIDEQMKARITRIENDLAIFIDLLIIILEGGGGLNNAIDKVTQDATDVLGKDLIEESKIFKYEFITYGNEVACTNLATRTGSEAIATIAGFMRLSEETGIGVKSVFENQAVEIKQEEMLNIEKKAATMNIKITFIMFLFILPAIIAMMVFPMAADALMPGF, encoded by the coding sequence ATGATTGGATTTGCAACTCTACTTTTAGTGTTATCAATAGTGTTTATGGGCGTAGGACTTTTTTTATTACTTGCTATTAAATATAAACATTATAAGCTCATTCATCATATTTTTAATTTGGATGATTCGATCTCTTTAATAAGCAAATCGGAAAATAGGACAAAAGAGAAGTTTAAAGTTAAGCTTACGCGTGCAGGGCTTACACAAAAAGCTTTCAATGAGATTCTTCTTGCTTCTATTTTAGCCGGAGCTTCTATTATTTCACTGGTTTTTATTTTGAATATGGATCAGCTATTTAATATTTTGTTTGTCATTATCGGTTTAGGAATTATGGGTGTAGCTCCATTTCTGTATATAGATGAACAAATGAAAGCAAGAATTACAAGAATAGAGAATGATTTAGCTATTTTTATCGACCTTTTAATCATTATTTTAGAAGGTGGTGGGGGACTTAACAATGCTATAGATAAAGTAACACAAGATGCTACGGATGTTTTGGGAAAAGATCTTATTGAAGAATCAAAAATTTTTAAATATGAGTTTATTACATACGGAAATGAAGTGGCATGTACAAACTTAGCAACAAGAACAGGCTCAGAAGCGATAGCTACTATTGCTGGTTTTATGCGTTTATCGGAAGAGACGGGGATAGGCGTAAAATCTGTTTTTGAAAATCAGGCAGTTGAGATTAAACAAGAAGAGATGTTGAATATCGAAAAAAAAGCGGCAACGATGAATATAAAGATCACATTTATTATGTTTTTATTCATTTTACCAGCCATCATTGCAATGATGGTTTTTCCAATGGCTGCAGATGCTTTGATGCCGGGATTTTAA